A window of Armatimonadota bacterium contains these coding sequences:
- a CDS encoding DUF2071 domain-containing protein, translating into MNIPVVHGVIDRRILVNYRIDPEVLSGVLPDPFRPKTVGGYGIGGVCLIRLKGLRPRRAPAAFGISSENAAHRFAVEWDEDGLSKEGVYIPRRDTSSRLNVLLGGRLFPGYHHLAKFDVQEGGGRYRVEMTSDDGGAKLMVDGKIADRLPQSSVFPSLEEASSFFEAGSLGYSASRSAGTYDGLELMSVNWLVEPLDVDVVESSLFDDESKFPPGSAVFDCALLMRDIDHEWHERKPLRS; encoded by the coding sequence GTGAACATTCCTGTCGTGCACGGCGTGATCGACCGCCGGATTCTCGTGAACTACCGAATCGATCCCGAGGTTCTGAGCGGAGTGTTGCCGGACCCGTTCCGACCGAAGACGGTGGGCGGCTACGGGATCGGCGGCGTCTGCCTAATCCGCCTGAAGGGGCTCAGGCCGCGCAGAGCTCCAGCCGCATTCGGGATTTCGTCCGAGAACGCCGCGCATCGGTTTGCGGTCGAGTGGGACGAGGACGGTTTGTCGAAGGAGGGGGTGTACATCCCGCGGCGAGACACCTCTTCGCGGCTCAACGTTCTCCTCGGCGGGCGTCTGTTTCCCGGATACCATCACCTTGCGAAGTTCGACGTGCAGGAGGGCGGTGGTCGATACCGTGTCGAGATGACCAGCGACGACGGAGGCGCCAAGCTCATGGTCGATGGCAAGATTGCGGACCGTCTTCCGCAATCTTCGGTCTTCCCTTCGCTCGAAGAGGCTTCGTCGTTCTTTGAGGCGGGTTCGCTGGGTTACTCTGCGTCGCGGAGTGCGGGGACTTATGACGGCCTGGAACTGATGAGCGTGAATTGGCTGGTCGAGCCGCTCGATGTCGACGTCGTCGAGTCCAGCCTGTTCGATGACGAGTCGAAGTTTCCGCCGGGCTCGGCGGTATTCGACTGCGCGCTACTCATGCGCGACATCGACCACGAGTGGCACGAGCGTAAGCCGCTCCGTAGCTGA
- a CDS encoding PD40 domain-containing protein: MRPTSKYLVVVLAAIAAAPLVQATGQDKIVFHSERVGPGNNDIFVMNADGSGLTNLTNDAVDDISPAFNADGSKIVYRSSGPSSPDIFVMNADGTGKTNLTNDYQIIDSNPAFSWDGSKIAFQAWEGFSEQIHVMNADGSGRTNLSNNLFGDASPAFRPDGSKIVFESGRDGNSEIYIMNADGTGVTRLTFSAGRDQRPVFSPDGSKIAFDSNRSAGFQIYVMNPDGSGLTNLTNHTGTNWSAAFSPDGSKIAFASGRDGNSEIYIMNADGSGQTRLTNNAANDAQPSIGMAQTTTVSPDSFSLFRGILTGGGLSDLLASDDSWMRVRPGITLNQAERQVQLIVVGTSPTETPSELRIRVEAHAEINNIGQWIELWNYDTSSWEEVDFMIATLADSIVEVSITVDPGRFIEAGTRQMKAKISYKEAGIVLSYPWLISFDQTVWIIVY, from the coding sequence ATGAGACCGACGTCTAAGTATTTGGTAGTCGTTTTGGCCGCAATAGCGGCTGCTCCGCTCGTGCAAGCTACTGGCCAGGACAAGATTGTGTTTCATTCCGAGCGCGTGGGCCCCGGCAACAATGATATCTTCGTCATGAACGCGGACGGCTCCGGGCTGACGAACCTTACGAACGACGCGGTTGACGATATATCTCCTGCGTTCAACGCGGACGGGTCGAAGATCGTGTACCGATCGTCTGGCCCGAGTAGCCCGGATATCTTCGTCATGAACGCGGACGGCACCGGGAAGACAAACCTGACGAACGACTACCAGATCATCGATAGCAATCCTGCGTTCAGCTGGGACGGATCGAAGATCGCGTTTCAGGCCTGGGAGGGCTTCAGCGAACAAATCCACGTCATGAACGCAGACGGCTCTGGGCGGACGAACCTTTCGAACAACCTGTTTGGCGATGCCTCTCCTGCGTTCCGTCCGGACGGGTCGAAGATCGTGTTTGAGTCCGGGCGCGACGGCAACAGTGAGATCTACATCATGAACGCCGACGGCACAGGAGTGACGCGGCTGACCTTTAGCGCGGGTCGCGATCAGCGCCCTGTGTTCAGCCCTGACGGGTCGAAGATCGCGTTTGACTCCAACCGCAGCGCCGGGTTTCAGATCTACGTTATGAACCCGGACGGCTCTGGGTTGACGAACCTGACCAATCACACGGGTACCAATTGGAGTGCTGCGTTCAGCCCGGACGGATCGAAGATCGCGTTTGCGTCCGGGCGCGACGGCAACAGTGAGATCTACATCATGAACGCCGACGGCTCTGGGCAGACGCGGCTGACGAACAACGCGGCCAACGATGCACAGCCCTCCATCGGGATGGCGCAGACCACGACGGTCTCGCCGGACAGCTTCTCTCTGTTCCGCGGGATTCTGACCGGCGGCGGGTTGAGCGATCTGCTAGCCAGCGACGACAGCTGGATGCGGGTTAGGCCGGGGATCACGCTGAACCAGGCTGAGCGACAAGTGCAGCTGATCGTCGTCGGCACTTCTCCGACTGAAACGCCGAGCGAGCTTCGGATCAGAGTAGAGGCCCACGCCGAGATCAACAACATCGGCCAGTGGATCGAGCTGTGGAACTACGACACAAGCTCGTGGGAAGAGGTCGACTTCATGATCGCTACGTTGGCGGACTCGATAGTTGAGGTGAGCATCACGGTCGACCCGGGACGGTTCATCGAGGCGGGCACGAGGCAGATGAAAGCCAAGATCAGCTACAAAGAAGCTGGGATTGTGCTCTCGTACCCATGGCTGATCAGCTTCGATCAGACGGTGTGGATCATCGTCTATTGA
- a CDS encoding alcohol dehydrogenase catalytic domain-containing protein — MAYEGRASILEEPGAPAVVRDIVIDPPGPNEVLVKLVASGVCHTDLTVKNLGGSGMEFPIVLGHEGAGYVEEVGEGVTNLQKGDPVVLAYRAPCEKCPACLRGDPRHCYAALRPGPRIHRKSDGAVCSQVLRCGTFATHTVVHSKAAIKMPSEMPLDKACLIACGVVTGVGATMNTTPVFRGARVVVIGCGGVGLSVIQGAKLMGARQIIGVDLKQTKLDWAKKFGATHVVDASKVDPVAEVRKLTDDGWDGGAEFAFEATGVPACTEQAIKMLSYGGTATTIGFPAETDAVNLNLGDFATGVYWNKASLRVCHCGDALPSHDFPLLADLYLTGKLDLDSMVTGKIALEDVEDAFHEMETGDVIRSVIML, encoded by the coding sequence ATGGCTTACGAAGGCAGGGCCTCCATTCTCGAAGAGCCGGGCGCTCCGGCTGTTGTGCGCGACATCGTCATCGATCCCCCCGGCCCGAACGAAGTTCTGGTCAAGCTCGTGGCGAGCGGTGTGTGCCACACCGACCTGACGGTCAAGAACCTGGGCGGCAGCGGCATGGAGTTCCCGATCGTGCTCGGCCACGAGGGCGCGGGGTATGTCGAAGAGGTCGGCGAGGGTGTTACCAATTTACAAAAGGGCGATCCCGTTGTGCTGGCTTATCGCGCGCCTTGCGAAAAGTGCCCGGCGTGTCTGCGCGGCGATCCGCGCCATTGTTACGCTGCTTTGCGGCCCGGCCCGCGCATCCACCGCAAGTCCGACGGCGCTGTCTGTTCGCAAGTGCTGCGCTGCGGCACGTTCGCGACCCACACAGTCGTGCACAGCAAGGCCGCGATCAAGATGCCGAGCGAAATGCCTCTTGACAAGGCGTGCCTGATCGCGTGCGGCGTCGTCACCGGCGTCGGCGCGACGATGAACACGACGCCCGTGTTCCGCGGTGCGCGCGTCGTCGTCATCGGTTGCGGCGGTGTCGGCCTGAGCGTGATCCAAGGCGCGAAGCTGATGGGCGCTCGCCAGATCATCGGCGTCGACCTGAAGCAGACGAAGCTCGATTGGGCCAAGAAGTTCGGCGCGACGCACGTGGTGGACGCGAGCAAAGTCGATCCGGTAGCGGAGGTCCGCAAGCTCACCGACGACGGTTGGGACGGAGGCGCGGAGTTCGCTTTCGAGGCGACCGGCGTCCCGGCCTGCACCGAGCAGGCGATCAAGATGCTCTCCTACGGCGGCACGGCGACGACGATCGGATTCCCGGCGGAGACCGACGCGGTCAACCTCAACCTCGGCGACTTCGCGACTGGCGTTTATTGGAACAAGGCGTCGCTACGCGTTTGCCACTGCGGCGACGCGCTCCCCTCGCACGATTTCCCCCTGCTGGCCGACCTGTATCTGACCGGCAAGCTCGACCTCGACAGCATGGTGACCGGCAAGATCGCGCTCGAAGACGTCGAGGACGCGTTCCATGAGATGGAGACCGGCGATGTGATCCGATCGGTGATTATGCTTTAG
- a CDS encoding Gfo/Idh/MocA family oxidoreductase, which translates to MSKKLSRRDLLKASAIAGVGMTIGLPASVVAGTTTYRVQSRLPRFAVVGVAGKGASDMASANTYGKLVSLCDADVGRLTTALIQHPECSAFNDYRMMLEKMDKEIDAVVISTPDHNHAPAAALAMRMGKHVFVQKPLTRTLHEARMLQRIAKDNRVMSQMGNQGTASTDLRKVAKMLEDKMFGDVKEVHVWTDRASGWWPQGVGRPDVKPIPRTLNWEMWLGPAPFRVYADGYHPFAWRGRWDFGSGSLGDMGCHVINLAFMGLDLRDPTSVQAETSGNNRETYPVWSKVKYEFPERRGRAALTMYWYDGGKKPDPELTPGITTGGNGSIFVCENATLYTPDTYGSGTVIVGGGDLPEVEVEESPGHFKELVDAINDGKRAKSDIVDYSGPLTETVLLGNLAIWADGEKVEWDSRRTRVRNSDEFNDLITPTYRDGWKL; encoded by the coding sequence ATGTCCAAGAAACTGTCCCGCCGCGATCTTTTGAAGGCGTCCGCGATAGCCGGAGTCGGCATGACAATCGGCCTTCCTGCGTCGGTTGTCGCCGGCACGACGACCTACCGAGTCCAGAGTCGTCTGCCGCGTTTTGCCGTCGTCGGCGTCGCCGGCAAGGGCGCTTCCGACATGGCATCTGCGAACACGTATGGCAAACTCGTCAGCCTCTGCGACGCTGACGTCGGCCGCCTTACGACGGCTCTGATCCAGCACCCCGAGTGCAGCGCTTTCAACGACTACCGCATGATGCTCGAAAAAATGGATAAGGAGATCGACGCGGTCGTCATCAGCACTCCTGACCACAACCACGCCCCCGCCGCCGCGCTGGCGATGCGCATGGGCAAGCACGTCTTCGTCCAGAAGCCTCTGACGCGCACGCTGCACGAAGCGAGGATGCTGCAGCGCATCGCAAAGGACAACCGCGTGATGTCGCAGATGGGCAACCAGGGTACGGCTTCGACCGATCTTCGGAAAGTGGCGAAGATGCTTGAGGACAAGATGTTCGGCGATGTCAAGGAAGTGCACGTTTGGACCGACCGCGCGAGCGGCTGGTGGCCGCAAGGCGTCGGTCGCCCCGATGTCAAGCCGATCCCGCGCACGCTCAACTGGGAGATGTGGCTCGGGCCAGCGCCGTTCCGCGTTTACGCTGACGGGTACCACCCGTTCGCGTGGCGCGGACGGTGGGACTTCGGCTCCGGCTCGCTCGGCGACATGGGCTGCCACGTGATCAACCTCGCGTTCATGGGGCTCGACCTCCGTGATCCGACTTCCGTACAAGCCGAGACATCGGGCAACAACAGAGAGACGTACCCCGTGTGGTCAAAGGTGAAGTACGAATTTCCCGAGCGACGGGGTCGCGCGGCCTTGACGATGTACTGGTACGACGGCGGCAAGAAGCCCGATCCTGAGCTAACGCCTGGGATCACAACTGGCGGTAACGGAAGCATATTCGTTTGCGAGAACGCCACGCTCTACACTCCGGACACCTACGGCAGCGGAACGGTCATCGTTGGTGGCGGGGACTTGCCGGAGGTCGAAGTCGAGGAGTCTCCCGGCCACTTCAAGGAGCTGGTCGACGCGATCAACGACGGCAAGCGCGCCAAGTCCGACATCGTGGACTACTCCGGGCCGCTGACAGAGACCGTGCTGCTCGGCAACCTGGCGATCTGGGCGGACGGCGAAAAGGTCGAGTGGGACTCCCGCCGCACGCGGGTCCGCAACTCGGACGAGTTCAACGACCTGATCACGCCGACCTACCGCGATGGGTGGAAGCTGTAG
- a CDS encoding Gfo/Idh/MocA family oxidoreductase, protein MVTLPAWFTSKAEAAEAETFLRRPKRIGPNDTLNFAVIGPGGSRGGFRQGLGVSRYIHDQEGAHFVAACDVDGQHLQEAADTFGTDTRKYGDYREMLAKEDLDAVVIGTPDHWHSAISIAAMYAGLDVYCEKPMTLTINQGREVSWAATRNRAIFQTGSQQRSNGRFRLACELVRNGRIGKLNKVVTHLPTGPTGGPFESLPVPHDLDFNMWLGPAPENPYCKERVHGDFRWWLDHSGGMLTDWGAHHNDIAQWGIGADGSGPMSVYGSAMMPSGISQFHYTTFPEYDLFYEYPNDVVLHCTNQGENGVTFEGDDGWIFVSRGRIGASDQALIDEPLPDDAERLYVSNGHALNFLDCIRTRHLTICTAEIGHRSVTVCHMANICLRLGGRKLNWDAENEQFIGDGEANSMLDREPRDWERFPHAR, encoded by the coding sequence ATGGTGACGCTGCCGGCATGGTTCACGAGCAAGGCAGAGGCGGCAGAGGCAGAGACGTTTCTGCGGCGGCCGAAGCGCATCGGCCCGAACGACACGCTCAATTTCGCCGTGATCGGCCCCGGCGGGTCGCGCGGCGGTTTTCGGCAGGGGCTCGGCGTCTCGCGATACATTCACGACCAGGAGGGCGCGCACTTCGTCGCGGCTTGCGACGTCGACGGCCAGCACCTGCAGGAGGCCGCCGATACTTTTGGCACGGACACCAGGAAGTACGGCGACTACCGCGAGATGCTCGCAAAAGAGGACCTCGACGCGGTCGTGATCGGCACTCCCGACCACTGGCACTCGGCGATCTCGATCGCAGCGATGTACGCAGGGCTCGACGTCTACTGCGAAAAGCCGATGACGCTAACGATCAACCAAGGCCGCGAAGTCTCTTGGGCGGCGACGCGGAACCGCGCGATCTTCCAGACCGGAAGCCAGCAGAGGTCCAACGGTCGTTTCCGCCTCGCGTGCGAGTTGGTCCGCAACGGAAGGATCGGCAAGCTGAACAAGGTCGTCACCCACCTCCCGACCGGCCCGACCGGCGGCCCGTTCGAGTCGTTGCCTGTGCCGCACGACCTTGATTTCAACATGTGGCTCGGCCCGGCGCCGGAGAACCCGTACTGCAAAGAGCGCGTCCACGGCGACTTCCGCTGGTGGCTCGACCACAGCGGCGGGATGCTCACCGACTGGGGCGCGCACCACAACGACATCGCCCAGTGGGGCATCGGCGCAGACGGCAGCGGACCGATGTCGGTCTACGGCTCGGCCATGATGCCCTCTGGAATTTCGCAGTTCCACTACACCACCTTCCCCGAGTACGACCTCTTCTACGAGTACCCGAACGACGTGGTCCTGCATTGCACGAACCAGGGCGAGAACGGCGTGACGTTCGAGGGCGACGACGGCTGGATATTCGTCAGCCGCGGACGGATCGGCGCGAGCGACCAGGCTCTGATCGATGAGCCGCTGCCAGATGACGCTGAACGGCTGTACGTATCGAACGGCCACGCGCTGAACTTCCTCGACTGCATCCGGACGCGCCATCTGACGATCTGCACTGCCGAGATCGGCCACCGCTCGGTCACCGTGTGCCACATGGCCAACATCTGCCTCCGGCTCGGCGGGCGAAAGCTCAATTGGGATGCTGAGAACGAGCAGTTCATCGGCGACGGCGAAGCCAACAGCATGCTCGACCGCGAGCCGAGGGATTGGGAAAGGTTCCCCCACGCGCGATAG
- a CDS encoding DPP IV N-terminal domain-containing protein, protein MSKSRSLTCIILLALVAAAAAQGSSNGANWTLQEKYSGSALRKFVYSTSVRPSWINESDKFWYVWNESTGRRFMFVDPSKKSKRPAFDHDKLAGALSELGKKPVVGNQLPFSSIKYDEDETAITFTVDDQKYEWNLKDETLKKVEKDEDEDETPPRGPGQGFRGQRGQGGNRNRPTFSVAPDKLTFVYMQGYNLYFGKKEDEEDKEDDVEATQLTEDGEQFYEFRSVNYRTYTLGDKQERKTRVGANWSEDSEAFSIVRSDAREVKDLFVINSLSTPRPTLEVYKYQMPGEENVQLSTLYVYIDGSLSEVDVHKWTDQTISNIHWTGEGHEKLRFVRRDRLQRNLELCEYDMETAEIKVLITESVEDAALERGSARYVGENNTGDILWWSERNGWGHFYLYSHDGEFKNVITSGTWRAETMMGVDEEAERMWFSAVGKESGENIYNTHQYSIGLDGSGLRMLTHGDANHSLSLSESRKYGVDSFSRVDMAPTSVVRDDRGRTVLELETMDLSKLEEMGWHMPERFVVKAQDGVTDIYGNLWKPFDFDPNMKYPVILHIYPGPQTESVSNSFSATASDQELAQLGFIVIQIGNRGGTPRRSNAYHSYGYYNLRDYGLADKKTGVEQLAGRYDWIDIDRVGIFGHSGGGFMTAAAMLLPPFNEFFKVGVSSSGNHDNNIYNANWSERNHGLKVVVKKEEEEEEEEGGGRRRGGRGRRGGGQQQQQQQEEEEEQEQDEDEDEGDKFEIRVPTTVELAENLEGKLLLVTGEIDNNVHPGGTIRLVDALIKANKRFDFMIMPGKRHGYGSMSGYFRQMLYEYFSRHLMGDTYDASAEMDDKKND, encoded by the coding sequence ATGTCAAAATCACGATCGCTGACGTGCATCATACTGCTCGCTCTGGTCGCGGCAGCCGCTGCACAGGGCTCTTCAAACGGCGCAAACTGGACCCTTCAGGAGAAGTACTCCGGCTCTGCACTGCGAAAATTCGTTTACTCGACCTCGGTCCGCCCGAGCTGGATCAACGAGTCGGACAAGTTCTGGTACGTCTGGAACGAGTCCACCGGGCGCCGGTTCATGTTCGTGGACCCGAGCAAGAAGTCGAAGCGACCTGCGTTTGATCACGACAAGCTCGCCGGGGCGCTTTCAGAGCTTGGAAAAAAGCCGGTGGTCGGCAACCAGCTGCCGTTTTCGTCGATCAAGTACGACGAAGATGAGACAGCGATCACGTTCACCGTCGACGACCAAAAGTACGAGTGGAACCTTAAAGATGAGACGCTCAAGAAAGTGGAGAAGGACGAAGACGAAGATGAGACGCCGCCTCGCGGTCCGGGGCAAGGCTTCCGAGGGCAGCGCGGCCAAGGAGGCAACAGAAACCGACCAACGTTTTCCGTTGCGCCTGACAAATTGACGTTCGTCTACATGCAGGGCTACAACCTGTACTTCGGCAAGAAGGAAGACGAAGAGGACAAGGAGGACGATGTCGAGGCAACGCAGTTGACGGAAGACGGAGAGCAGTTCTACGAGTTCCGCAGCGTCAACTACCGCACGTACACGCTCGGCGACAAACAGGAGCGCAAGACGCGCGTCGGCGCAAACTGGTCGGAGGACTCGGAGGCGTTCTCCATCGTGCGATCCGATGCGCGGGAAGTCAAGGACCTGTTCGTCATCAACTCCCTGTCCACCCCACGCCCGACGCTGGAGGTCTACAAGTATCAGATGCCCGGCGAAGAGAACGTGCAGCTCTCCACGCTCTATGTTTACATCGATGGCTCTCTGTCAGAGGTAGACGTTCACAAGTGGACGGACCAGACTATATCTAACATCCACTGGACCGGAGAGGGGCACGAAAAACTACGGTTCGTCCGGCGCGACCGGCTGCAGCGAAACCTCGAACTCTGCGAGTACGACATGGAGACTGCGGAGATCAAGGTGCTCATCACCGAATCGGTCGAGGACGCGGCTTTGGAGCGGGGCAGCGCTCGATACGTCGGCGAGAACAACACCGGCGACATCCTCTGGTGGTCGGAGCGAAACGGCTGGGGCCACTTCTATCTGTACTCGCACGACGGCGAGTTTAAGAACGTCATCACGTCCGGAACATGGCGCGCTGAGACGATGATGGGCGTTGATGAAGAAGCTGAGCGCATGTGGTTCAGCGCCGTCGGCAAGGAGTCCGGCGAGAACATCTACAACACTCACCAATACTCCATCGGCCTCGACGGTTCTGGGCTAAGGATGCTGACGCACGGCGACGCAAACCACTCGCTGTCTCTCTCCGAATCACGAAAGTACGGCGTTGATTCGTTTTCTCGCGTGGACATGGCGCCGACGTCTGTCGTGCGCGACGACCGCGGGCGCACGGTGCTCGAGCTGGAGACGATGGACCTCAGCAAACTGGAGGAGATGGGTTGGCACATGCCCGAGCGGTTCGTCGTCAAGGCGCAGGACGGGGTCACGGACATCTACGGCAATTTGTGGAAGCCGTTCGACTTCGATCCGAACATGAAGTACCCGGTCATCCTGCACATCTACCCAGGGCCGCAGACCGAGTCGGTGTCGAACAGCTTCAGCGCGACAGCGTCCGATCAAGAGCTGGCGCAGCTCGGGTTCATCGTCATCCAGATCGGCAATCGAGGCGGCACGCCGCGCAGATCGAACGCGTACCACAGCTACGGCTACTACAACTTGCGCGACTACGGCCTGGCCGACAAGAAGACCGGCGTCGAGCAGCTCGCTGGCCGGTATGACTGGATCGACATTGATCGTGTTGGGATATTCGGCCACTCCGGCGGCGGGTTCATGACTGCGGCCGCAATGCTCTTGCCGCCGTTCAATGAGTTCTTCAAGGTCGGTGTTTCGTCGTCGGGCAACCACGACAACAACATCTACAACGCGAACTGGTCGGAGCGGAACCACGGCCTTAAAGTCGTTGTAAAGAAGGAAGAAGAGGAAGAGGAGGAGGAAGGCGGCGGGCGCAGGCGCGGCGGTCGTGGTCGGCGCGGCGGTGGCCAGCAGCAACAGCAGCAACAGGAAGAGGAGGAAGAACAAGAGCAGGATGAGGATGAGGACGAAGGCGACAAGTTCGAGATTCGCGTACCAACGACCGTCGAGCTGGCGGAGAACCTCGAGGGCAAGCTGTTGCTCGTCACGGGCGAAATCGACAACAACGTGCATCCCGGCGGCACGATCCGGCTGGTCGACGCGCTGATCAAGGCGAACAAGCGGTTCGACTTCATGATCATGCCGGGCAAGCGGCACGGCTACGGCTCGATGAGCGGCTACTTCCGGCAGATGCTGTACGAGTACTTCTCGCGGCACCTGATGGGCGACACCTACGACGCCTCGGCGGAGATGGACGACAAGAAGAACGACTGA